Genomic segment of Streptomyces sp. NBC_01210:
CATCGGCTTCATCGCCCTGCAGGCCCTTGCGGCCACCGCGATCGTGGCTCTGGATCTGCTCTGGCCGCTGTGGATCTCGGCACTGGCCGTGACCGCCGTCCTCCTCGCGGTGGCCGGCGTGCTCGCCGCCGTGGGCAGGAAGCAGATCAGCCTGGCCGCCCCGCCGAGCCCCGAGCAAGCCATCGAGGGCGTCAAGGACGACGTCGCCGAGATCAAGGAGAGGGCACACCGATGACGGACAAGTCCCGGAACAACGGCTCCACACCCACCCCTGAAGCACTGCGCGAGCAGGCGCAGGGAACCCGCGAGGAACTCGGTCGGACAGTCGAGGCGCTGGCCGCCAAGGCCGACATCAAGGCCCAGGCACAGCAGAAGGCGGCGAGGGTCAAGAGCCAGGTGCAGGACAAGACAGCCCACGCCCTCCACGTTGCGCAGGACAAGACTCCGGAGGCGGTACGCGACAAGGCCGCGTACGCCAAGCAGCAACTGGCCGAGACTGCCCACGCCTTCGGAGAGAAGATCCAGGACAACACCCCGGATCCGGTTGCCGACAAGGTCGCCCGGACGGCGCAGGTCGCGCGCGGCAACCGCAATCTGCTCATCGCCGGTGCAGCCGCCCTGGCCGTCGTCGTCCTCGTCCGCCGCAGGAGGAAGAGCTGATGAAAGCGTCCAAGATTGCCTACAAGCCGGTCGGCCTGGTA
This window contains:
- a CDS encoding phage holin family protein, with product MNRSLDHPPRQDSEESVSDLVKQASEQISQLMRQELRLAQAEMQQKGKRFGRGGGLYGGAGVIGFIALQALAATAIVALDLLWPLWISALAVTAVLLAVAGVLAAVGRKQISLAAPPSPEQAIEGVKDDVAEIKERAHR
- a CDS encoding DUF3618 domain-containing protein, translating into MTDKSRNNGSTPTPEALREQAQGTREELGRTVEALAAKADIKAQAQQKAARVKSQVQDKTAHALHVAQDKTPEAVRDKAAYAKQQLAETAHAFGEKIQDNTPDPVADKVARTAQVARGNRNLLIAGAAALAVVVLVRRRRKS